The following is a genomic window from Candidatus Tanganyikabacteria bacterium.
TCGGGCACGGCGGAGAGCTTCACCTCGATGGCCACGATCCGGCCGTCGTCGCGCTCTACGATCAGGTCGATCTCGCGGTCTCCGCTTGCGGTGCGCAGATGCCCCACACGCGCCTCGGCAGCCTGGGCATACACCCGAACATCGATCGTCACCAGCGACTCGAACAACCCGCCGAGCAGCATGCCGCCGCGCTGAATCGGCGGCTGGACGGGGACGCGCTCTTGCTGCAGCAACGCGCCCGCGCCGACGCCCAGCAGCCTTGCGGCCAGCGCCGGGTCGACGAGCTGGTGCTTCGGCGGGTACGAGAGCCGGCGCAGGTGGCTGCGCGTCGGTGCCCAGGCGGGTAAGGGATCGAGCACCCACAGTCGCTCGAGCGCGTCGCGGTAGGCACCGACCGTCTTCTTCGCCGGCTTCTCATCCTGGCCAGCGCTGGCGGCGTCGCGGATCTTCTCGAAGGAGGTCGTCGTCGAAGATGCTGCGGCATACGCGGCGAGCCAGCGACGCAGTGCGGCGGGGTTGCGGATGTTCACGCCGAGCTGCGGGAACTCGCGCTCGACGATCCGGTCGAGGTAGCCGTCGAGCTGGGCCCGCAGCGGCCGACCGGTCAGCCCACGAAGTCCCGGGAACCCCGACGCCAGGATCTCGTCGACGTAGTCGGCGAGCCGCACCGCCGTGCGGCCGGCGATCTCGAGACCCGCTCCTTGAAGGAGGCCGGCCAGGCTGACGGTCGGCCTGGCGACGCCTCGCTCGAGCAGTGTCATCGGACGCATCCGGACGGTGACGATGCGGCCAGCACCCGAGTGCAGGTTTGCCTCCGGCGCGGCCGACGCGGAGCCCGTCAGGATGAAAGAGCCCGCTGGCGTCCGGCGATCGTCGACTGCCCGGCGTACCACGTCCCACGAGGACGGCATCCGCTGCCACTCGTCGACGAGGATGGGCGGTTCTCCTTGCAGCAGCCGAGAGCTGTCAGCTTTGATCAACAATCTCTGCTCGTCTTGGTCGAGCCGGTAGACGGTCCGTGCGCGCTCGGCCGCAGTTGCGGTCTTGCCGACGGCCTTGGCCCCCTCGATGGCCACGGCCGCAAGGCTCGGCAACAGGTCATCGAGTTCGCCATCCACGACCCGGCGGATGTATTCCTGGGGCTGGAGATCGGCCGCACTCACAGTCCTCAGGGTACCATTCTGACGCCCCTTACGAAACCGTTTTGACGAAATTCGGAGAACCGTTTTGCCAGCGATGCTCGTCGTCCCGGGCAGCGGGCCAGGCATCGCAACATCTCGTACCCAGTCGCGCCGGCCGCCACCAGCGCGGCGATGGCTTCGGCACTTGCGGCAAGCTGCTGGTCGGCAGCCGCGGCACTCACGAGATCCCAGATCGTGGCGCTGGGAGAAGAGGCGCGATGCGCCGCGATCGCTGCGGCGGCCTGGTCAAGCGCTTCTTCCTGAATCCCGCCGGCCTGCCCGTTCAGGAAGGGACGCCAGTTGTCCCCGCCAAATATGTCGACGCCAGCCGACACGAGAAACTGCCCCAGGCCCGTATCGCAACGACTGCGTCGAGCATAGCGGCGGTCCCCTGGTATGGGCCGGTCAACTGGCAGCCCGCAAGTGCCACCAGAATCGAGATCGAGGCCTCTGGCGCCTGCAGCACCGGCCTGGACTCTCACCGGATGCGTGCTGTGGCTGGCTGGTCCTGCGGGGGCACGATCGAAATTTCCCGGCAATCCGGACGCAACGAATCGAGCCGATAGAACTAGCGGGGAACCACCGGTTCCCCGCTATAGTCTTGGATAGCAGGGAATACAGCTTCCGGATGCAGCTTGAAAAGGTGTTGCTTGGCCTCGCCATCGCCGCGATGGCCGGCTGCGCGCCGGGCGTGGTGGCTCCGACGGGCCAGGAAGCGCTTCCCGGCGAGCTGATCGTACGCTTCCGGGACGGGACGCCCGTCGCCGCCCGGCAGGCGCTGCGCATGCGCTTCGGGGCCGACGCCGAGGCCGGAGCGCTGCCCGATACCGAGAAATGGCGTCTGCCCGAGGGGCGCGACCCTGGTGCGGTGATGGCGGTCGTGTCCGGAGAGCCCGAGATCAAGTACGCCACGCGCAACTACGTGCGCCGGGTGCTGGGCTTCCGGGCCGCCGAACTCAAGACGATCTACCCGTCCGGCCTGTGGGCGCTGGAGCAGATCAAGGCGCCCGAGGCCTGGGACACGTACTTCTCGGCCGATAATCCGCCCGGCAAGGGCGTGCTGGTGGCGGTCGTGGATTCGGGCGTGGACGTTCGGCACCCCGACCTCTCGGCAAACATCGCCAGGGACGGGCAGGGTAATCCGCTCTACGTGGACGTCCTGCGCGACGCGTCGAGCAGCTACGACGTCTGTCGCGGCTACTACTACGACTGGGTCACGGCATACCGGGACGTCACGCACCTCGGGCCGGACGGCCACGGGCACGGCACCCACGTCGCGGGCATCATCGCCGCGCAGGCCGGCAATCCGGCCTACGGTTACGAGAACATCGTCGGGGTCGCGCCAGCGGCGCAGATCCTGCCGGTCAAGACGATGGACTGCCGCGGCGACGGGCAGGACTGGAACATCGCCTACGGCATCAAGGCCGCCGCCGACATGGGAGCCCGGGTGCTGAACCTCTCGATCGGCGGACCCGAGCCCAGTTCGCTGCTCGAGGATGCCCTCGGCTACGCGATCGCCAAGGGCACCCTGATCGTCGTGGCGGCCGGCAACGGCAGCGGTTCGCCGGTCTTCTACCCGGCGGCCTATCCGGGCGTCATCGCGGTGGGCGCGGTCAATCGCGACGACGTCTACCAGAGCTTCTCGAACATCGGGCCCGAGATGGCCCTGGTCGCTCCGGGCGGCACCATCAACCAGACCGTCGAGGGGATCCTGTCGACCGTTCCGACCTATATCACCGAGATGGACAAGACCGGGAAGCACGGCTTCGCCCGGGTCTCGGGCACCTCGCAGGCCTCGCCCTTCGTGGCCGGCGCCGCCGCGCTCATCTGGTCGCGCGAACCCTCGCTTACGGCCGATCAGGTGCGCGAACGGCTCTACGCCTCGGCCGCCGACCTTGGCACCCGCGGCTTCGACACGAAACACGGCTGGGGGCGCCTGGACGTCGCCGCCGCCTTGGCTCTGGGCGATCACCGGTACGCCGCGCCATGAACGCGCGTAAAGCGCTCTGGCCCCTGGCGCTGGGCCTGGTCATGCTGCTCGCCGGCTGCCCGCCGGCCGAAAGCCCCATCTCGCTGGACGACGGCGTCACGCGGCCCGTCGTCAGGCCGGCGGCCACCGCGCCGCCCGGGGTCGACCGCACGCCGCAGGCGAATCCCGGCGAGTTCTATCCCCTGGGCGGGGCGCGCCTCTACGTGGAGGCCCGTACGGCCGGCGGCGGGGCGCCCCTGCCGGGAGCAGAGATCAGCGCCATCGGGCCGGGCCTGGGTTTCGGGACGGCCAGCGCGACCGGCGACCTCACGCTGGGCCCCCTGCCCCTGGGCACCTACGAATTGCGCGTGGAGGCCGACGGGCGGGTGGTGTTCGCCCGGACGGTGCAGCTCACCGTGCCGCGGTCGCGCGTGGAGGTCAAGGCCGAACTCGCGCAGGCCGCGCGCACCGTGGTGGGCCACGTGACCGACTCTTCGGGGGTCGCGGTGCAGCATGCCCGCGTGGCCCTGGGCAAGGCATGGACGTACACCGACGGAGCGGGCGACTACTCGCTGGCCACCGCGGACGCCGGCGACGTCACCATCGTCAAGACCGGCTTCCAGCCGCTGGCCAGCGCCGGCGGCGACGCCGCGCTCACCCGGGCCGCGCCGAGGGTTTCGTTCGAGAACGACCCGTTCGGCTCGCCCAGCCAGACCGCATTCGCGACGTTGCGGGGCGCGATAGGGGCCATGGGCTGGACCGTGGCCGACCGCGACGCCACGTCCCAGATCCGCATCTGGGCCGCCCCGAATGCGGTCAGCGACGCGCAGGCGAAGGATGCGGCGGCCTTCGTGGCCGCGGGCGGCAAGCTGCTCGTACTGGCCGACTGGGGCGGCGCTTCGGCCTACAGCCCCGAGGCCGCCAAGCGCCTCCTGGTGCCGCTGGGCCTGCAGGTCAACGCGGATCTCGTCCGCGTCCCCGGCAGCCTCCTGGGCCGGCCGGAATGGTTCAATCCTGCCGTGGCCGCGGCCACGCCGGCGGCCATCGGCAACCCGACCGTGGCGCTACTGGGCGCCTGCTCGATCCTCGCGGCTCCGCCCGGCGCGCGCATCCTCACGGCGCCCTCCGACGGCTACCGCGTCCAGGCGGCTGGCTCCAGCGGCCTGGCTGTCGCGGCGGTGCGTCAGATCTCGACCGGGCTGGCGATGGTCATCGGCGACACCTCGGCCTGGCTGGACCCCGACATCGGCCGCCAGGACAACCTGAGCTTCATCCGGAACGTGCTGGCCTGGTGAGGCCGGGCGACCGGATTGAATCGCCGGTGCCCAGCGGTATTTTGATCGTATGCGAGCGCGTGTCCCTCTCGACACCGCCTGGCTGGCGGACTTCTGCGAGCGCTGGCGGATTTCGGAGCTCTCGTTGTTCGGCTCGGCGTTGCGAGACGATTTCGGGCCGGACAGCGACATCGACATCCTGGTCGAGTTCGAGGCGCACGCGGGCATCGGCTACTTCGCTCTCTCGCGCATCGAAGACGACCTGGCGGTTCACTTCGGAAGAAACGTGGACGTCGTCCCGAAGCGAGCGCTCAGGCCGCAAATTCGGGACGAGATACTCGCGAGCCGCGAGGTCGTGATTGCAGCGGCCTGATCACCTCGGCCTCGGGGACATTCGGGAAGCCATCGGGGCTATCGAGCGATTTCTTACCGGTGTAGACCTGTACCGCTTCCTCGAGTCGGAGATCATTCGGCACGCGGTGTTGCTGAACTTGATCGTGATCGGGGAAGCCGCTACCTCGCTATCGGATGCTTTCAAGGGCCACAATTCGCACATCTCGTGGCGCGAACCGATCCGGCTCAGAAACCGCCTGGTGCATGGCTACTTCGCCGTGGACTGGGAAATGGTTTGGGACACGGCCACACGGGACGTCCCGGCCTTGGCGAGGGACCTCGCCTCGGTTTCCTCCTGACTGAGAGCGCAGCCCGGATGACTTGCCTCTCTTGACTGGAGAAGAGACAGGTGATCTCCTGCCAAGCAGGAGGTGGCCAATGGCGCAAGGTGTAGCGTGGTCCTTGGATCTGCGTATTCGGGCGGTCGAAGCCTACAACAACGGCGAAGGTACGCTTAGTGAGGTCGCTGAGCGGTTCAACATCGGCAGGAGAACGCTCTCCCTGCTGCTCCTGCGGGAGCGAGAGACCGGTACGGTAGAACCGTCCAAGAACAGGGGGAGACCACCCCGGCGCGTGGACGATGCTGGGCGGGATCGAATTCGGTCGTTGGTGCAAGCCCGGCCTGATGCGACGCTTGATGAGCTGACTGATGCGTACAACAGTGGCGCCACGCCAGAATCCAGGATCAGCCGGCAGACGTTGGGCCGGGAGGTCCGCCGCCTGGATTTGACACAAAAAAAAGACCCTGACTGCGTCGGAGAGGGATGACGAGCGCATCCAGATGCTTCGGGACGAGTTTGCAGCCTGGGTCGAAGGCGCGGATCCAGATAAGCTGGTGTTCCTGGACGAGGCCGGGTCGAACATCTCGATGACACGGGACTATGCGCGATCCGAAAGCGGGGAACGTGCGCACGATAAAGTTCCCCGAAACCGCGGCACCGTCACGTCTATGCTTGGGGCGCTCTCGCTCCAAGGGCTCACGGCCATGATGACGGTGGCTGGCGGCACGAGCGCCGAGGTCTTCCAAGTT
Proteins encoded in this region:
- a CDS encoding ATP-binding protein, whose translation is MPGPLPGTTSIAGKTVLRISSKRFRKGRQNGTLRTVSAADLQPQEYIRRVVDGELDDLLPSLAAVAIEGAKAVGKTATAAERARTVYRLDQDEQRLLIKADSSRLLQGEPPILVDEWQRMPSSWDVVRRAVDDRRTPAGSFILTGSASAAPEANLHSGAGRIVTVRMRPMTLLERGVARPTVSLAGLLQGAGLEIAGRTAVRLADYVDEILASGFPGLRGLTGRPLRAQLDGYLDRIVEREFPQLGVNIRNPAALRRWLAAYAAASSTTTSFEKIRDAASAGQDEKPAKKTVGAYRDALERLWVLDPLPAWAPTRSHLRRLSYPPKHQLVDPALAARLLGVGAGALLQQERVPVQPPIQRGGMLLGGLFESLVTIDVRVYAQAAEARVGHLRTASGDREIDLIVERDDGRIVAIEVKLSAVPDDHDVRHLHWLKDRLGDGLLDMVVIGTGAYAYRREDGVAVVPAALLGP
- a CDS encoding S8 family serine peptidase — its product is MQLEKVLLGLAIAAMAGCAPGVVAPTGQEALPGELIVRFRDGTPVAARQALRMRFGADAEAGALPDTEKWRLPEGRDPGAVMAVVSGEPEIKYATRNYVRRVLGFRAAELKTIYPSGLWALEQIKAPEAWDTYFSADNPPGKGVLVAVVDSGVDVRHPDLSANIARDGQGNPLYVDVLRDASSSYDVCRGYYYDWVTAYRDVTHLGPDGHGHGTHVAGIIAAQAGNPAYGYENIVGVAPAAQILPVKTMDCRGDGQDWNIAYGIKAAADMGARVLNLSIGGPEPSSLLEDALGYAIAKGTLIVVAAGNGSGSPVFYPAAYPGVIAVGAVNRDDVYQSFSNIGPEMALVAPGGTINQTVEGILSTVPTYITEMDKTGKHGFARVSGTSQASPFVAGAAALIWSREPSLTADQVRERLYASAADLGTRGFDTKHGWGRLDVAAALALGDHRYAAP
- a CDS encoding carboxypeptidase regulatory-like domain-containing protein; translated protein: MNARKALWPLALGLVMLLAGCPPAESPISLDDGVTRPVVRPAATAPPGVDRTPQANPGEFYPLGGARLYVEARTAGGGAPLPGAEISAIGPGLGFGTASATGDLTLGPLPLGTYELRVEADGRVVFARTVQLTVPRSRVEVKAELAQAARTVVGHVTDSSGVAVQHARVALGKAWTYTDGAGDYSLATADAGDVTIVKTGFQPLASAGGDAALTRAAPRVSFENDPFGSPSQTAFATLRGAIGAMGWTVADRDATSQIRIWAAPNAVSDAQAKDAAAFVAAGGKLLVLADWGGASAYSPEAAKRLLVPLGLQVNADLVRVPGSLLGRPEWFNPAVAAATPAAIGNPTVALLGACSILAAPPGARILTAPSDGYRVQAAGSSGLAVAAVRQISTGLAMVIGDTSAWLDPDIGRQDNLSFIRNVLAW
- a CDS encoding nucleotidyltransferase family protein, whose translation is MRARVPLDTAWLADFCERWRISELSLFGSALRDDFGPDSDIDILVEFEAHAGIGYFALSRIEDDLAVHFGRNVDVVPKRALRPQIRDEILASREVVIAAA
- a CDS encoding DUF86 domain-containing protein, with product MQRPDHLGLGDIREAIGAIERFLTGVDLYRFLESEIIRHAVLLNLIVIGEAATSLSDAFKGHNSHISWREPIRLRNRLVHGYFAVDWEMVWDTATRDVPALARDLASVSS
- a CDS encoding helix-turn-helix domain-containing protein, with product MAQGVAWSLDLRIRAVEAYNNGEGTLSEVAERFNIGRRTLSLLLLRERETGTVEPSKNRGRPPRRVDDAGRDRIRSLVQARPDATLDELTDAYNSGATPESRISRQTLGREVRRLDLTQKKDPDCVGEG